A stretch of Chitinophaga caeni DNA encodes these proteins:
- a CDS encoding RHS repeat domain-containing protein: MLFYVRYAHPLGIKRHYAEDIDNQSSADNCNYDKIGNIVSDIAGKITDIDWTVYGKIKRIAKQDGSSLEYAYDVAGNRIFKKYTETGGTVHNTWYVRDASGNTLAVYGNTASDPSGVYWQEQHLYGSSRLGLVRPGVKLGSGVTVSTSWNTLGTKQFELTNHLGNVLAVISNKKLARGSGSTVDYYDAELLSATDYYPFGMQMPGRVFNGGGYRYGFNGKENDNEVKGEGNQQDYGMRVYDPRIGRFLSVDPISKSYPELTPYQFASNRPVDAIDIDGLEAYVLTQSFDGKGNIMSSSFVWNEGAAPVKNGQVHYIQRIVTSGSIKRISQVISATKINYRGGDLKPTPAPPGVLGTTNYYKWRDSDFNIRQTLMDDLWSWQPEAPDYYLDYGDKYVNRFTKQLRSKLSIAGKRWLDNALVNLQNAMESKLNSDPEIETDNKRFQKFAFDSHVDAYENAGLLDLPIQDLVLIGLTPGIGDLLSPNGLKQVRQVTRDYIQHAKEHPVSATLRVVEFMIHIYRKLKKDDE; the protein is encoded by the coding sequence TTGCTCTTCTATGTCAGATACGCTCATCCCCTTGGCATAAAAAGACACTACGCGGAAGATATCGACAATCAAAGCTCCGCAGACAACTGCAATTACGATAAAATCGGTAATATTGTAAGCGACATTGCCGGCAAAATCACGGACATCGACTGGACGGTTTATGGCAAGATCAAACGCATTGCCAAGCAAGACGGAAGTTCTTTGGAATACGCTTACGATGTGGCGGGTAACCGTATATTTAAAAAATACACGGAAACCGGCGGCACCGTACACAATACCTGGTACGTTAGGGACGCAAGCGGTAATACCCTGGCGGTATACGGTAATACAGCGTCAGACCCGTCCGGCGTTTACTGGCAGGAGCAACACCTTTACGGGAGCTCGCGCCTGGGCCTGGTCCGGCCGGGTGTGAAACTTGGCAGCGGTGTCACGGTAAGTACGAGCTGGAATACGTTGGGTACTAAGCAATTCGAGTTAACGAACCATCTCGGTAACGTGTTGGCGGTCATTTCGAATAAGAAGCTCGCCCGCGGTAGTGGATCTACGGTTGATTATTATGATGCTGAGCTGTTGAGCGCGACGGATTATTACCCTTTCGGAATGCAGATGCCGGGAAGGGTGTTTAATGGTGGGGGGTATCGGTATGGGTTTAATGGTAAGGAGAATGATAACGAAGTGAAGGGTGAGGGGAACCAGCAGGATTACGGGATGCGGGTGTATGATCCGAGGATTGGGCGCTTTCTGTCTGTGGACCCGATTTCAAAGAGTTACCCGGAGCTGACACCTTACCAATTTGCAAGTAATCGACCAGTTGATGCTATAGATATAGACGGATTGGAAGCTTACGTCTTAACTCAATCATTTGACGGCAAGGGAAACATTATGAGTAGTTCATTCGTTTGGAATGAAGGTGCAGCACCCGTAAAAAACGGACAAGTTCATTACATACAAAGAATAGTAACAAGTGGAAGTATAAAGCGAATAAGTCAAGTGATTTCCGCAACAAAAATCAATTATAGAGGAGGCGATTTGAAACCTACCCCTGCGCCGCCAGGGGTATTAGGAACAACTAACTACTATAAGTGGCGAGATAGCGACTTTAATATACGCCAGACGCTAATGGATGATCTTTGGTCATGGCAGCCTGAAGCACCTGATTATTATTTGGATTATGGAGACAAATATGTAAATAGATTTACGAAACAGTTGCGTTCTAAATTATCAATCGCTGGTAAAAGATGGCTTGATAATGCTTTAGTGAATTTACAAAATGCAATGGAAAGTAAGTTAAATTCAGACCCTGAAATTGAGACGGACAATAAGCGATTTCAGAAGTTTGCTTTTGATTCCCATGTTGATGCATATGAGAACGCGGGATTATTGGATTTGCCTATTCAAGATTTGGTACTTATAGGTCTAACCCCTGGTATAGGAGATTTGTTAAGCCCAAATGGGTTAAAGCAAGTAAGGCAAGTAACACGGGACTATATACAACACGCTAAAGAACATCCTGTTTCTGCTACTTTAAGAGTTGTTGAGTTTATGATTCATATATATAGAAAGTTAAAGAAAGATGATGAATAG
- a CDS encoding TIGR02117 family protein, whose translation MRGFFRFIYKCILFFVVIVVIYFVVAIIFSIIPVAKEPNAEKAVGIYILSNGVHTDIVVPVKYKNTDWQSFIPVKNTLSKDANVHYIAFGWGDKGFYLETPTWADLKFTTAVAAMSGFNNTAMHTTYYKSLHENDRCKKMYLNERQYQRLCAFIKKSFQLDALGESIYIPTNMMYGRYDAFYEAAGHYSILYTCNTWTNDALKSCGQRACRWTPFEQGIFFQYR comes from the coding sequence ATGCGGGGATTTTTTAGATTTATTTACAAGTGTATCCTATTTTTTGTCGTTATAGTAGTTATATATTTTGTAGTTGCTATTATCTTCTCTATTATCCCGGTGGCCAAGGAGCCTAATGCAGAAAAGGCAGTGGGTATTTACATTTTAAGTAATGGCGTACATACGGACATCGTGGTACCGGTAAAGTATAAGAATACAGATTGGCAGTCGTTCATACCGGTTAAAAATACCTTGTCAAAAGATGCCAATGTACATTACATCGCATTCGGTTGGGGAGATAAAGGTTTTTACCTAGAAACACCGACATGGGCAGACTTAAAATTTACAACCGCGGTTGCCGCCATGAGTGGATTTAACAATACGGCAATGCATACTACCTATTACAAATCATTGCATGAAAATGATCGATGTAAGAAAATGTATCTCAACGAACGTCAATACCAACGCTTATGTGCCTTTATTAAAAAATCCTTCCAACTAGACGCTTTAGGCGAAAGCATCTATATTCCGACTAATATGATGTATGGTCGCTACGATGCATTTTACGAAGCCGCAGGTCATTACAGCATCCTTTATACCTGCAATACCTGGACGAATGATGCGTTGAAAAGTTGCGGGCAAAGAGCATGTAGATGGACACCTTTTGAGCAGGGGATATTTTTTCAGTACCGCTGA
- a CDS encoding GTP-binding protein — MNKRLPVTVLSGFLGAGKTTLLNHILHNKEGLKVAVIVNDMSEVNVDARLVEEQHTLSRTDEKLVEMSNGCICCTLREDLMIEVERLAKENKFDYLLIESTGISEPVPVAQTFSYIDDENGIDLSRFSYIDTMVTVVDCLNFFKDFGTNELLQDRELTDMDGDDRTIVNLLTDQVEFANVIILNKADLIDTNALGLLKAAIKKLNPGAKIITATFGKVAPREILNTGLFDFEEAQSSAGWQRELEAGTHTPETEEYGISSFVFRHQKPFHPERLWKYLNEAYPVNVIRAKGLFWLASRRNDALNFSQAGGSSRLERAGVWWCSMSFAERTRYPSYMYNREIIESRWDKQWGDRMNELVFIGQDMDKNQMVADLKACLLQDDELYLFEKNIRFHDPFPVNM, encoded by the coding sequence ATGAATAAAAGATTACCCGTGACCGTTTTAAGCGGATTTTTAGGTGCCGGAAAAACGACGCTTCTGAATCATATCTTGCATAATAAGGAAGGACTGAAGGTTGCCGTGATCGTTAATGATATGAGTGAAGTGAACGTGGATGCCCGCTTAGTCGAGGAACAGCACACGTTATCGCGAACCGATGAAAAGTTAGTAGAAATGAGCAATGGTTGTATCTGCTGTACACTCCGTGAAGACTTGATGATCGAAGTGGAACGTTTAGCTAAGGAAAATAAATTCGATTACCTGCTGATCGAAAGTACCGGTATCAGCGAACCCGTTCCAGTAGCGCAAACTTTTTCTTACATCGATGATGAAAACGGTATTGACCTCTCCCGGTTCAGTTATATAGATACTATGGTCACCGTGGTTGATTGCCTAAATTTTTTCAAGGATTTCGGTACAAATGAATTATTGCAAGATCGCGAGCTGACTGATATGGACGGTGATGATCGTACGATTGTTAACTTGCTGACGGACCAGGTTGAATTTGCGAATGTCATTATCTTAAATAAAGCAGATCTTATCGACACGAATGCCTTGGGCTTACTTAAGGCTGCTATAAAAAAGTTAAATCCCGGGGCAAAGATCATCACTGCTACCTTCGGGAAGGTTGCCCCTAGGGAAATCTTAAATACAGGCTTATTCGATTTTGAAGAAGCGCAATCTTCCGCAGGCTGGCAAAGGGAATTGGAGGCAGGGACTCATACGCCGGAAACGGAAGAATACGGCATCAGTTCATTCGTATTCAGGCATCAAAAGCCTTTTCATCCCGAACGCCTTTGGAAATATTTAAACGAGGCTTACCCGGTTAATGTGATCCGTGCCAAAGGTCTGTTCTGGCTGGCTTCCAGGAGAAATGACGCGTTGAATTTTTCGCAGGCTGGCGGTTCTTCCAGGCTCGAAAGGGCGGGAGTATGGTGGTGCAGCATGTCTTTCGCTGAAAGAACAAGGTACCCTTCATATATGTATAACCGGGAAATCATTGAAAGTCGATGGGATAAACAATGGGGCGATCGTATGAATGAACTGGTTTTCATCGGCCAGGACATGGATAAAAATCAAATGGTCGCAGATCTAAAAGCCTGTTTACTGCAAGATGATGAATTGTATTTATTTGAGAAGAATATCCGTTTTCATGATCCCTTTCCCGTAAATATGTAA
- a CDS encoding RHS repeat domain-containing protein, with translation MYAHDNTKGVYCYGFNGKENDNEVKGEGNQQDYGMRIYDPRLGRFLSVDPLTKGYPMLTPYQFASNSPVAGVDMDGGEFKYYGLVWATVNGKPKLKIGKLDEIVNDIKVQFNFIKSGPGGDENIPISVSIPRSLVGLSGTFVNYDGEAVRIPDKYINNLPSLDDPA, from the coding sequence ATATATGCCCATGATAATACAAAGGGAGTCTATTGCTATGGGTTCAATGGTAAGGAAAACGACAACGAGGTGAAGGGTGAGGGAAACCAGCAGGACTATGGGATGAGAATCTACGATCCACGTTTGGGACGCTTCTTGTCGGTTGATCCGTTGACAAAGGGATATCCAATGTTGACGCCTTATCAATTTGCTAGTAACAGCCCTGTTGCCGGGGTCGACATGGATGGTGGCGAGTTTAAGTATTATGGACTTGTGTGGGCTACTGTAAATGGAAAACCTAAACTTAAAATTGGGAAACTTGATGAAATAGTTAATGATATTAAAGTTCAGTTTAATTTCATAAAGAGTGGACCAGGTGGTGATGAGAATATTCCTATAAGTGTTAGTATACCAAGGAGCCTTGTTGGTTTGTCAGGAACCTTTGTCAACTATGATGGTGAAGCCGTAAGGATTCCTGATAAGTATATTAATAATTTACCATCTTTGGATGATCCTGCCTAG
- a CDS encoding rhomboid family intramembrane serine protease → MPGTWLPITLIAANIVFSCAGFFNSDILDKYAFEIDPIRIHKDYKRLITSGFLHADWMHLFFNMLALYFFSGIAGIMGNGLFFGVYMASLLGGNLLLLYIYRNRGSYSAVGASGAVSGIIFSSIALFPGMKINLFFIPIGIPSWLFGIIYMAYSVYQARFRSGDIAHEAHIGGAITGMVITIMAFPGALTYNFWPILGIFIPVMIFLFIAVFKPHLFLIDNRNFNKEKIYYNIEHVYNANKASMQHEIDAILEKIHHKGIESLSKNEREILDQYSQEP, encoded by the coding sequence ATGCCTGGAACCTGGTTACCCATAACATTGATCGCAGCCAATATTGTTTTTTCTTGTGCAGGATTTTTTAATAGCGATATTTTAGACAAGTATGCATTCGAGATAGATCCTATCAGGATTCATAAAGATTACAAGCGATTAATAACTTCCGGTTTTCTTCATGCTGATTGGATGCATTTGTTTTTCAACATGCTGGCGTTATATTTCTTTAGCGGCATTGCCGGCATTATGGGTAACGGGTTGTTTTTCGGGGTTTATATGGCAAGTTTACTAGGCGGTAATTTATTGCTGCTATATATTTATAGAAATAGGGGTAGCTATTCCGCCGTGGGCGCTTCGGGGGCCGTTAGCGGCATTATTTTTTCCAGTATTGCACTATTTCCGGGGATGAAGATTAATTTATTTTTTATACCGATAGGCATTCCCAGTTGGCTATTCGGGATTATTTATATGGCCTATTCCGTTTACCAGGCGAGGTTTAGATCCGGGGATATTGCGCACGAAGCACATATCGGGGGAGCCATTACCGGGATGGTGATTACTATAATGGCATTTCCGGGTGCATTGACTTATAATTTCTGGCCGATCCTGGGAATCTTTATACCGGTCATGATATTTCTTTTTATTGCCGTGTTCAAACCACATCTATTTTTAATTGATAACAGGAATTTTAACAAGGAGAAGATCTATTATAATATTGAACATGTTTATAATGCTAACAAGGCATCTATGCAACATGAAATTGATGCCATTTTAGAAAAAATTCATCATAAGGGAATAGAATCATTAAGCAAAAATGAAAGGGAAATATTAGATCAATATTCCCAGGAACCATAA
- a CDS encoding SMI1/KNR4 family protein, with the protein MKKVLDALDALYSFEHLGIERMENGTLLIGKAPHIAPKAWLHSIYPGLKEKQIELLKTQLGRDIPNDYLEFLKISNGIKLFTTTFCLDGFRSNYQGTIEDSRQPFDILIKNVMERSLHIRSSLFCIGGYDWDGSSLYIDERTNRVVLLDGDDEGHTIYEWDNFEVMFELEVSRLITLFDKNGVVLDEDSSTLPQRI; encoded by the coding sequence ATGAAGAAGGTTTTAGATGCATTAGATGCGCTCTATTCATTTGAACATCTAGGAATAGAACGTATGGAAAATGGAACATTGCTGATCGGGAAAGCTCCGCATATTGCGCCTAAGGCTTGGCTCCATTCTATTTATCCTGGATTGAAGGAAAAACAAATAGAACTCCTGAAAACTCAGCTAGGAAGGGATATTCCAAACGATTATCTTGAGTTCTTAAAAATTTCCAATGGAATAAAGCTTTTTACAACGACTTTCTGTTTAGATGGATTTAGAAGTAATTATCAAGGAACTATAGAAGATTCTAGGCAACCATTTGATATCTTGATTAAGAATGTAATGGAAAGATCTTTGCACATTCGGTCTTCTTTATTTTGTATTGGTGGGTATGATTGGGATGGATCAAGCTTGTATATAGATGAGCGAACAAATAGAGTTGTTTTACTTGATGGAGATGACGAGGGGCATACTATTTATGAGTGGGATAACTTCGAGGTTATGTTTGAATTGGAAGTTTCAAGATTGATTACCCTTTTTGATAAAAATGGTGTAGTCTTAGATGAAGATTCGAGTACATTGCCACAAAGAATATAG
- a CDS encoding RHS repeat domain-containing protein, with protein sequence MLFYVRYAHPLGIKRHYEEDIDNQSSANNYNYDKIGNIVSDIAGKITNIDWTVYGKIKRIAKQDGSSLEYAYDVVGNRIFKKYTEAGGTVHNTWYVRDASGNTLAVYGNTASDPSGVYWQEQHLYGSSRLGLFRPGVKLGSGGTVSTSWNTLGNKQFELTNHLGNVLAVISNKKLARGSGSTVDYYDAELLSAMDYYPFGMQMPGRVFNGGGYRFGFQTQEKVNEVAGIGNHYTATFWEYDPRTARRWNLDPKGIVSISDYAAFKDNPIIYTDPLGDFNTKFGAWLYQKTHSTGGTLQKNDGEWFINRNSSDENGVVVRPGVYDWNGSSQAYKGSGWGHQARSMVASMFGVNGKSDNIFSVGLNSILQSGSTELTGGLLDKVKQDPAIVDFENSIVERLKGKEAGTYNFSQGVQLGGKRGSLNPFSKNSAATWKVAGNPLTWVVRSVNVQAAVELNAEGGMHITYKFVDNLDLRPEKGGKVYFGGGNRPWQYNAASSVLGVPYHDVVGGNDKMKVKATWTSDR encoded by the coding sequence TTGCTCTTCTATGTCAGATACGCTCATCCCCTTGGCATAAAAAGACACTACGAGGAAGATATCGACAATCAAAGCTCCGCAAACAATTACAATTACGATAAAATCGGTAATATTGTAAGCGACATTGCCGGCAAAATCACGAACATCGACTGGACGGTTTACGGCAAGATCAAACGCATTGCCAAGCAAGACGGAAGTTCTTTGGAATACGCTTACGATGTGGTGGGTAACCGTATATTTAAAAAATACACGGAAGCCGGCGGCACCGTACACAATACCTGGTACGTTAGGGACGCAAGCGGTAATACCCTGGCGGTATACGGTAATACGGCGTCAGACCCGTCCGGCGTTTACTGGCAGGAGCAACACCTTTACGGGAGCTCGCGCCTGGGCCTGTTCCGGCCGGGTGTGAAACTCGGCAGCGGCGGCACGGTAAGTACGAGCTGGAATACGTTGGGTAATAAGCAATTCGAGTTAACGAACCATCTCGGTAACGTGTTGGCAGTCATTTCGAATAAGAAGCTCGCCCGCGGTAGTGGATCTACGGTCGATTATTATGATGCTGAGCTGTTGAGCGCGATGGATTATTACCCATTCGGAATGCAGATGCCGGGTAGGGTGTTTAATGGTGGTGGGTATCGGTTCGGGTTCCAAACTCAAGAGAAGGTAAATGAAGTAGCAGGCATCGGAAACCATTACACAGCAACCTTTTGGGAATACGACCCTCGTACTGCAAGGCGTTGGAATTTAGACCCGAAAGGAATTGTTAGCATTAGTGATTATGCAGCATTTAAAGATAATCCCATAATATATACCGACCCATTAGGCGACTTTAATACAAAGTTTGGTGCTTGGCTGTATCAAAAAACACATAGTACGGGTGGTACGCTTCAAAAAAATGATGGCGAATGGTTTATTAACAGAAATTCATCAGATGAAAACGGTGTGGTTGTAAGACCTGGCGTTTATGATTGGAACGGAAGCTCACAGGCTTATAAGGGTTCTGGTTGGGGGCATCAGGCTCGGAGTATGGTAGCAAGTATGTTTGGTGTAAATGGCAAGTCAGACAATATATTTAGCGTAGGCTTAAATTCAATACTGCAAAGTGGCTCTACCGAACTCACAGGCGGTTTGCTTGATAAAGTAAAACAAGACCCTGCAATTGTGGATTTTGAGAACTCAATTGTAGAAAGATTAAAAGGTAAAGAAGCAGGAACTTATAATTTTAGTCAAGGTGTTCAGCTTGGCGGCAAACGAGGTAGTTTAAACCCATTCTCAAAAAATAGTGCAGCAACTTGGAAAGTAGCAGGCAACCCATTGACTTGGGTGGTGCGCTCTGTGAATGTACAGGCAGCCGTAGAGTTGAATGCAGAAGGAGGAATGCACATTACCTACAAGTTTGTTGATAATTTAGACCTACGCCCCGAAAAGGGAGGCAAGGTTTATTTTGGAGGCGGCAACCGTCCTTGGCAGTACAATGCAGCATCAAGCGTATTAGGTGTGCCTTATCACGATGTGGTAGGTGGTAACGATAAAATGAAAGTAAAAGCAACATGGACAAGCGACCGATAG
- a CDS encoding IS256 family transposase gives MSVSDIEEQIREAYKFDVSTATISRITSRVTEDIVAWQNRPLEPVYLIVCMDGIVFKVRENSKVVNKTVYIAVGLKRDGLKEVLGMWLGKNESAAYWMTVLTDLKARGLEDILITVTDNLNGFTQTIKSVFPQSATQVCVVHQVRNSCRYVAWKDKKEFTADMIDVYAAPTRQAAMAALDALDAKWSAKYAYAIKSWRENWEELTVFFDFPLEIRQIIYTTNLIENLNGKIRKYTKNKLSFPTDEAVLKSVYLALREVSKKWTMPIRNWGMILNQFLTIFDKRARI, from the coding sequence ATGAGCGTATCTGACATAGAAGAGCAAATAAGGGAAGCCTATAAATTTGACGTTTCCACGGCCACTATCAGCCGCATCACCAGCCGTGTGACTGAAGATATTGTCGCCTGGCAAAACCGACCGTTAGAACCGGTTTATCTCATCGTTTGTATGGATGGCATTGTGTTCAAGGTACGGGAGAACAGCAAAGTAGTGAATAAAACCGTCTATATCGCTGTGGGCCTGAAGCGGGATGGCCTCAAAGAAGTGCTAGGGATGTGGCTGGGTAAGAATGAGTCAGCCGCTTATTGGATGACTGTACTTACTGATCTGAAGGCCCGTGGCCTGGAAGATATTCTAATAACGGTCACCGATAATCTTAATGGCTTCACTCAGACTATCAAATCAGTGTTCCCTCAGTCTGCCACCCAGGTTTGTGTCGTACACCAGGTCCGTAACAGCTGCCGCTATGTTGCCTGGAAAGATAAAAAGGAATTTACCGCAGACATGATAGATGTTTATGCCGCACCGACCAGGCAGGCTGCTATGGCTGCTCTTGATGCCCTGGATGCTAAGTGGAGCGCAAAGTATGCCTACGCCATCAAAAGCTGGCGTGAAAACTGGGAGGAACTGACTGTCTTTTTTGACTTCCCCCTGGAGATCAGGCAGATCATCTACACAACAAATCTCATCGAAAATCTAAACGGTAAGATTAGAAAATATACCAAAAACAAGCTATCCTTCCCTACAGATGAAGCCGTGCTTAAATCCGTATACCTGGCTTTGCGGGAAGTATCAAAAAAATGGACCATGCCCATTAGAAACTGGGGCATGATCCTGAATCAGTTTTTAACTATTTTTGATAAAAGGGCGAGAATCTAA
- a CDS encoding IS256 family transposase — protein sequence MEQKGKFDYEELKRKTLEQLRSGKSLFGKDGAFAPLLKDILEAALEGEMEVHLDDEQRANGNRKNGKNRKRLKTADGTIDLETPRDRASSFEPQIIKKRETILAESLESKIIGMYGHGMSLRDISAHIKDMYDTEISAATLSSITDKVIPLVKEWQARPLEPLYCIVWLDAMFYKVKEEGKVVNRCVYNILGINTDGRKELLGMYVSESEGANFWLSVLANLQQRGVSDILIACIDNLKGFSEAIATIFPSTAVQTCVVHQIRNSIRYIASKDQKPFMADLKPVYQAVSKEEAESQLDQLDEKWGKKYPVVIDSWRRNWDKLTTYFQYSEAIRRLIYTTNTIEGFHRQVRKVTKTKGAFTSDMALLKLIYLAAQNIQKKWTQPLQNWSLTVSQLSIIFGDRLKLRL from the coding sequence ATGGAACAAAAAGGAAAATTTGACTACGAAGAACTCAAACGGAAGACCTTAGAGCAACTCCGCTCTGGTAAGTCCCTGTTTGGCAAAGATGGGGCTTTCGCACCTCTTCTGAAAGATATTCTCGAAGCTGCACTGGAGGGCGAGATGGAGGTTCATTTAGATGATGAGCAACGGGCAAATGGGAACCGGAAGAATGGCAAAAACCGAAAACGGCTTAAAACAGCAGATGGTACTATCGATCTGGAGACACCCCGTGACCGGGCAAGCAGCTTTGAACCACAGATCATCAAAAAGCGGGAGACCATTCTGGCAGAGAGCCTGGAGAGTAAAATCATCGGTATGTATGGGCATGGCATGAGCTTACGGGACATCTCAGCTCATATCAAAGATATGTACGATACAGAGATTTCAGCTGCGACATTATCTTCCATAACCGATAAAGTTATCCCTCTGGTCAAAGAATGGCAGGCCCGTCCTTTGGAGCCACTGTATTGCATTGTCTGGCTGGACGCCATGTTTTATAAAGTCAAAGAAGAAGGCAAAGTAGTTAACCGTTGTGTTTATAATATCCTTGGTATAAATACCGATGGACGCAAAGAGCTATTAGGCATGTATGTCTCGGAGAGCGAGGGAGCTAACTTCTGGCTGAGTGTCCTGGCCAATCTTCAGCAACGGGGGGTATCTGATATACTTATTGCCTGTATCGATAATTTGAAGGGATTTTCCGAGGCTATTGCCACGATATTCCCCTCTACAGCGGTACAAACCTGTGTCGTACATCAAATCCGCAATTCTATCAGGTACATAGCCAGTAAGGACCAGAAGCCATTTATGGCCGATTTAAAACCGGTTTATCAGGCGGTGAGCAAGGAAGAAGCAGAGTCGCAGCTGGATCAACTGGACGAAAAATGGGGAAAGAAATATCCAGTTGTTATAGACTCCTGGCGCCGGAACTGGGATAAGCTCACTACGTATTTCCAATATTCTGAGGCCATCCGCAGGTTGATCTACACCACTAATACTATCGAGGGGTTCCATCGCCAGGTGCGTAAAGTGACCAAAACCAAAGGAGCCTTTACCTCCGATATGGCCTTGCTGAAATTAATTTACCTGGCTGCCCAGAACATCCAGAAGAAATGGACACAGCCCCTTCAAAACTGGAGTCTGACTGTGTCTCAGCTGTCAATTATATTTGGGGATCGACTGAAATTGCGATTATAA